Proteins from a genomic interval of Yarrowia lipolytica chromosome 1E, complete sequence:
- a CDS encoding uncharacterized protein (Compare to YALI0E12947g, similar to Saccharomyces cerevisiae YHL008C; ancestral locus Anc_2.540, some similarities with uniprot|P38750 Saccharomyces cerevisiae YHL008c), whose translation MSSRDVIRALAPLIPPEECALEMVAVARRKHRQGWIKLFVSSVCGGIMQSIGAFVSITVQGNSISGQHVGGANDWLPKVPEAGAYSIGLILITMFGLDLFNSNILFFTVGCATRKLSPWALLKSWVVSWFGNLGGALFVSYIFAYSTGLARSEGMVNASYVSVNNKLTNPTWAQLFARAVACNALVCMGIYLSFMCRTFVAKYIAILIPVFAFVYIGFDHVVADMFLISLGLFNGSPHSVGLFIHKSLVGVSVGNIVGGSVFALVVPWYLHYFTVSALHIKDSIAGVNADGVQIGTEVGEEEPKEEPSSSSAGESFNPPQAPASARIAPHAQSPV comes from the coding sequence ATGAGCAGTCGCGACGTGATCAGGGCCCTGGCACCCCTCATTCCGCCCGAGGAGTGtgctctggagatggtAGCGGTGGCCCGTCGTAAACACCGACAGGGCTGGATCAAGCTGTTTGTCAGCTCCGTATGTGGAGGAATCATGCAATCCATTGGAGCCTTCGTCAGTATCACGGTACAAGGAAACTCGATTTCGGGCCAGCATGTGGGTGGGGCAAACGACTGGCTGCCAAAGGTCCCAGAGGCTGGCGCCTACTCCATCGGACTGATTCTCATCACCATGTTTGGTCTGGACCTGTTCAACTCCAAcattctttttttcaccGTGGGCTGCGCGACCCGCAAGCTGTCACCGTGGGCTCTTCTAAAGTCGTGGGTGGTGTCGTGGTTTGGAAACCTGGGAGGAGCTCTGTTTGTCAGCTACATTTTCGCCTACTCCACCGGCCTGGCACGATCGGAAGGAATGGTGAACGCATCCTACGTGTCTGTCAACAACAAGCTGACAAACCCAACTTGGGCTCAACTGTTTGCACGGGCAGTGGCCTGTAATGCACTGGTGTGCATGGGTATCTATCTGTCGTTCATGTGTCGAACATTTGTGGCAAAGTACATTGCCATTCTCATCCCGGTGTTTGCCTTCGTATACATTGGGTTCGACCATGTGGTGGCAGACATGTTTCTCATCAGTTTGGGCCTGTTCAATGGCTCACCGCATAGTGTCGGGCTTTTCATTCACAAGTCGTTAGTGGGAGTCTCTGTCGGAAACATTGTTGGAGGCAGCGTCTTCGCGCTCGTGGTGCCGTGGTATCTGCACTACTTCACCGTGTCGGCTCTGCACATCAAGGATTCCATTGCTGGTGTCAATGCCGACGGAGTCCAGATCGGTACCGAGgtgggagaagaagaaccaaaGGAAGAGCCGTCTTCGTCTTCGGCCGGAGAGTCGTTCAATCCTCCGCAGGCCCCCGCTTCGGCGCGTATTGCACCCCATGCACAGTCGCCAGTCTGA
- a CDS encoding uncharacterized protein (Compare to YALI0E13079g, similar to Saccharomyces cerevisiae EAF6 (YJR082C); ancestral locus Anc_7.447, similar to ca|CA3873|IPF8825 Candida albicans), producing MSDQKMNQYEKLKKQLKDNINKKKTHDKNLNSLEEQIFTLEGAYLEETSHGNLVKGFDTYIKGAQSKKRYVFNEDDRLFSLSSAVFLKHQAKTGAGGDLDETKNERKKTASQKRRKGDSTPMSGDEKPSKRSRVD from the coding sequence ATGAGCGACCAGAAAATGAACCAGTACgagaagctgaagaagcagctcaaggacaacatcaacaagaaaaaaacacatgACAAAAACCTCAACTCGCTGGAGGAACAGATATTCACCCTGGAAGGCGCATATCTCGAGGAAACGTCCCATGGAAACCTCGTCAAGGGCTTCGACACATACATCAAGGGCGCGCAATCGAAAAAGCGCTACGTGTTCAACGAAGACGACCGGCTGTTTTCGCTGTCCTCGGCGGTCTTTCTCAAACACCAGGCCAAAACAGGTGCGGGGGGTGACTTGGACGAAACCAAGAATGAAAGGAAAAAGACCGCTTCTCAAAAGAGAAGAAAGGGGGATTCGACGCCCATGTCTGGCGATGAGAAGCCTAGTAAGCGGTCGAGGGTGGACTAG
- a CDS encoding uncharacterized protein (Compare to YALI0E13035g, similar to uniprot|Q09184 Schizosaccharomyces pombe SPAC23H4.09 curved DNA-binding protein (42 kDa protein)), with protein sequence MLHHVQSGDSNSNKPPSPKTRPNSRLQSVNGTAPQALARVLHLLLRTRLRSTLGTRLARDRSQLKKSLLHTATQHLHHTTKWPPRLTVSELSGCATVEPPTNTVNTTLANSEVVYKYRTAGEISAKVLEQVKALCVDGANLYDICVKGDELLVAETNKIFKGKKVTKGVAFPTAISPNNCVAHLSPISTDPEAKINLKTGDVIKVSLGAQIDGYGGVVADTLVVSGGPIAEGPITGKVADVISAAWYATEVAVRTIKPGNKNWDVTRNVEEVCKAYGCTPAEGMLTHQQGQNILDGKKQIILNPTEGQKQNFETFTFEADEVYGLDILVSTGDGKVKQGETRTTIYKKTDLTYQLKMRSSRAVFSEVQKKAGAFPFSVRVLEDPTKGRMGLQECKNHGLVIPYDVHYEKDGEIVAEFFTTVGVTKDGNIKLATAPQPDFSIVKSDKKIENEDLLKVLAEPLKLSKKERKAQEAASA encoded by the coding sequence ATGCTACACCATGTCCAAAGTGGTGATagcaactccaacaagccaccatctccaaaaaCCAGACCCAATTCCCGGCTCCAAAGTGTCAACGGCACAGCTCCCCAAGCACTCGCGCGCGTACTCCACCTTTTGCTTCGCACCAGACTCCGCTCCACCCTTGGCACTAGGTTAGCACGTGACCGCTCGCAGTTGAAAAAATCTTTATTGCACACCGCTACACAGCATCTACACCACACTACAAAATGGCCCCCAAGACTGACGGTGAGTGAATTGAGCGGCTGCGCGACCGTTGAACCCCCAACTAACACAGTTAACACCACCCTCGCCAACTCCGAGGttgtctacaagtaccgaaCCGCCGGCGAGATCTCCGCCAaggttcttgagcaggtcAAGGCCCTCTGTGTCGACGGCGCCAACCTCTACGACATCTGTGTCAAGGGTGacgagctcctcgtcgctgAGACCAACAAGATcttcaagggcaagaaggtgaCCAAGGGTGTTGCTTTCCCCACCGCCATCTCCCCCAACAACTGTGTTGCCCATCTGTCTCCCATCTCCACTGATCCCGAGGCCAAGatcaacctcaagaccGGCGACGTCATCAAGGTGTCTCTCGGCGCCCAGATTGACGGCTACGGCGGTGTTGTTGCCGACACTCTCGTTGTCTCTGGCGGCCCCATTGCCGAGGGCCCCATCACCGGCAAGGTTGCCGATGTCATCTCTGCCGCCTGGTACGCTACCGAGGTCGCTGTCCGAACCATCAAGCCCGGCAACAAGAACTGGGACGTGACCCGAAACGTCGAGGAGGTCTGCAAGGCCTACGGCTGCACCCCCGCCGAGGGTATGCTGACCCACCAGCAGGGCCAGAACATTCTGGATGGTAAGAAGCAGATCATTCTCAACCCCACCGAGGGCCAGAAGCAGAACTTCGAGACCTTCACCTTTGAGGCTGATGAGGTCTACGGACTCGACATTCTTGTCTCCACCGGCGACGGTAAGGTCAAGCAGGGCGAGACCCGAACCACCATCTACAAGAAGACCGATCTGACCTACCAGCTCAAGATGCGATCTTCTCGAGCCGTTTTCTCTgaggtccagaagaaggccggAGCCTTCCCCTTCTCCGTCCGAGTCCTTGAGGACCCCACCAAGGGCCGAATGGGTCTCCAGGAGTGCAAGAACCACGGTCTCGTCATCCCCTACGACGTCCACTACGAGAAGGACGGCGAGATTGTTGCCGAGTTCTTCACCACCGTCGGTGTCACCAAGGACGGTAACATCAAGCTGGCCACCGCCCCTCAGCCCGACTTCTCCATCGTCAAGTctgacaagaagattgagaaCGAGGATCTCCTCAAGGTTCTCGCTGAGCCCCTCAAGctctccaagaaggagcgaaaggcccaggaggctgcttctgcttAA
- a CDS encoding uncharacterized protein (Compare to YALI0E13057g, similar to uniprot|Q04728 Saccharomyces cerevisiae YMR062c ECM40 acetylornithine acetyltransferase, similar to Saccharomyces cerevisiae ECM40 (YMR062C); ancestral locus Anc_2.628) yields MQVRHFSSCRIVQAGKERFVPSSGTYPKGFKVGGFFTGVKKNAFNMDLAMLSSDKPCNAAAVFTTNVFKAAPVQVDRKILDVTQGKGIKTVVVNSGCANAVTGEGGIHDAQQMVKKADQVFGSESDLPASLVMSTGVIGQRLKIDKILKGIEEHAPAMKDDHEAWLNTAKGICTTDTFPKLMSQQFKIGDNTYTIAGLTKGAGMIHPRMATLLGFFATDAPVSASALGVALKHAADRSFNAISVDGDTSTNDTIVCLANGAAGGPEITETSASFPVFQDILTDFSSRLSQLVVRDGEGATKFVKISVNDAVSEQEAAKVAETVACSPLVKTALYGKDANWGRILCAVGYSGMQVEPTKTTVSFMPTDGSSELKLLVNGEPEQVDEARASEILDMEDLEIQINLGTGGGKNANFWTCDFSHEYVTINGDYRT; encoded by the coding sequence ATGCAAGTGCGACATTTCTCCTCGTGTCGAATCGTCCAGGCCGGCAAAGAGCGGTTTGTGCCCTCCTCGGGAACCTACCCCAAGGGGTTCAAGGTCGGCGGCTTTTTCACCGGCGTGAAGAAAAATGCCTTCAACATGGATCTGGCCATGCTGTCGTCCGATAAGCCCTGCAACGCCGCGGCCGTGTTCACCACCAACGTGTTCAAGGCCGCTCCTGTGCAGGTGGACCGAAAGATCCTCGACGTAACCCAGGGTAAGGGAATCAAGACCGTGGTGGTCAACTCAGGATGCGCCAACGCCGTGACTGGAGAGGGAGGTATCCATGATGCCCAGCAGATGGTCAAGAAAGCCGACCAGGTCTTTGGATCCGAGAGCGACCTACCTGCCTCGCTTGTCATGTCCACTGGAGTCATTGGACAGCGATTGAAGATTgacaagattctcaagggAATCGAAGAGCACGCCCCTGCCATGAAGGACGACCATGAGGCCTGGCTCAACACCGCCAAGGGAATCTGTACCACCGATACTTTTCCCAAGCTCATGTCTCAGCAGTTCAAGATTGGAGATAATACTTACACTATTGCTGGTCTGACCAAGGGAGCCGGTATGATTCACCCTCGAATGGCCACTCTTTTGGGTTTCTTTGCTACTGACGCTCCCGTGTCTGCCTCTGCTCTCGGAGTTGCTCTCAAGCATGCCGCTGACCGATCTTTCAATGCTATCTCTGTCGACGGAGACACTTCCACTAACGATACCATTGTCTGTCTGGCCAACGGAGCCGCTGGAGGTCCCGAAATCACCGAGACCTCTGCCTCCTTTCCTGTTTTCCAGGACATCCTCACTGACTTCTCTTCTCGACTCTCCCAGCTCGTTGTCAGGGACGGAGAGGGAGCCACCAAGTTTGTCAAGATTTCTGTGAACGACGCTGTTtccgagcaggaggctgccaaggtgGCCGAGACTGTGGCTTGCTCTCCTCTCGTCAAGACTGCCCTCTACGGCAAGGACGCCAACTGGGGCCGAATCCTGTGTGCCGTTGGATACTCTGGAATGCAGGTCGAGCCCACCAAGACCACTGTTTCTTTCATGCCCACCGACGGCTCTTccgagctcaagctgctggtcAATGGTGAGCCCGAGCAGGTCGACGAGGCCCGAGCCTCCGAGATTCTCGACATGGAGGACCTGGAGATCCAGATCAACCTCGGCACCGGAGGGGGCAAGAACGCCAACTTCTGGACCTGTGATTTTTCCCACGAGTACGTCACCATTAACGGAGACTACCGAACCTAG
- a CDS encoding uncharacterized protein (Compare to YALI0E12991g, similar to Saccharomyces cerevisiae RCO1 (YMR075W); ancestral locus Anc_2.538, some similarities with uniprot|Q04779 Saccharomyces cerevisiae YMR075W Transcriptional regulatory protein RCO1), producing MPEWTEPQTAGPQNSVTGYNFGAPPPKKSGRGRKKTVKRMSRASSVASSESSPALESTNGVNGHEPNGNTTDSTRPSSPSSSPQVEDRVQQYESTNKRSLKVALDKTEPSTERGSLKRQKTATPSGSSTPRKRGRPKGSAKKDKSSTPTPSTPKLGSTPNLGHGSGLHIKIKVASPKKPGSPFGFATKTPPRVAAPPSEDDPTKDNDDFCDACKGLGRFLCCEACPKSFHFACSDPPYDDESLPDGQWFCKECKARRFPPEQAPRGIFSQLLNRISRTNPKEFRLPKSIREYFEGVSTGPFGEYSDDHEKTEKDITLALDDREVGIVRNLDKNGKPLECFKCGKNGLNGRGITSCDYCPTAWHLDCIDPPLANVKMLGRKWKCPNHVDNVINLPRKPKKLKRIDTDLQRGFVNDGNIEVLLDEGDEGVPLSIKPSLADIRRAKMREMVIDGVAYRLPEAGIKLDFIDTVKMHNWNEARDEAVAAYAMLDMAEKYKEMEVKMEEEDDDDDGEISDGGPDDLEAGVEQDEEQDLFSLSEKHLLAEVRKIVTSKGLDAVLAELKIADLVEKKIKEEQNDNVKSETRD from the exons ATGCCCGAGTGGACCGAGCCACAGACGGCAGGCCCGCAGAACTCCGTGACCGGGTACAACTTTGGCGCTCCACCGCCGAAAAAGTCGGGACGAGGACGCAAGAAAACCGTCAAGCGCATGAGTCGCGCCTCGTCGGTGGCTTCGTCAGAGTCCAGTCCGGCGCTCGAGTCCACCAACGGTGTTAATGGACACGAGCCCAACGGCAATACCACAGACAGCACGCGTCCGTCGTCGCCATCATCGTCACCGCAGGTGGAAGACCGGGTGCAGCAGTATGAGTCCACCAACAAGAGATCACTCAAGGTGGCTCTGGACAAGACAGAGCCGTCCACAGAACGAGGCTCGCTCAAACGACAAAAGACTGCGACGCCAAGCGGTTCCAGTACGCCGAGGAAACGAGGAAGACCCAAGGGATCAGCAAAGAAGGATAAGAGCAGTACTCCGACCCCGAGTACTCCAAAGCTGGGATCCACTCCGAACCTGGGACACGGTTCGGGTCTGCATATTAAGATCAAGGTGGCCAG TCCCAAAAAGCCCGGAAGTCCGTTTGGATTTGCGACTAAAACGCCGCCAAGAGTCGCGGCTCCCCCTAGTGAAGACGACCCGACCAAG GACAATGACGATTTCTGCGACGCGTGCAAGGGCCTAGGCCGGTTCCTCTGCTGCGAGGCATGTCCGAAATCTTTCCATTTTGCATGTTCCGACCCGCCTTACGATGACGAGTCGCTTCCCGACGGCCAGTGGTTTTGCAAGGAATGCAAGGCCCGCCGGTTCCCTCCGGAGCAGGCTCCCAGGGGCATTTTTTCGCAATTACTAAACCGCATCAGTCgcaccaaccccaaggagTTCCGTCTTCCCAAAAGCATCCGCGAATACTTTGAGGGTGTCAGCACAGGGCCGTTTGGCGAGTATTCCGACGACCACGAAAAGACCGAGAAGGATATCAcgctggctctggatgaTCGAGAGGTCGGCATCGTTCGCAACCTGGATAAGAACGGCAAGCCGCTCGAATGCTTCAAGTGCGGCAAGAACGGTCTCAATGGCCGAGGAATCACATCCTGTGATTACTGCCCCACAGCATGGCATCTGGACTGCATTGATCCTCCGTTGGCTAATGTCAAGATGCTAGGCCGAAAGTGGAAGTGTCCTAATCACGTGGATAATGTGATTAATCTGCCTCGAAAGCCCAAGAAACTGAAACGTATTGATACGGACCTCCAGCGAGGGTTTGTTAACGATGGTAACATAGaggttctccttgatgaggGAGATGAGGGGGTACCCCTCTCTATAAAGCCGTCGCTAGCTGATATTCGTCGGGCCAAAATGAGGGAAATGGTGATTGATGGAGTGGCTTATCGACTGCCAGAAGCAGGGATCAAATTGGACTTCATCGACACAGTAAAAATGCATAATTGGAACGAGGCTAGAGATGAAGCCGTGGCAGCATACGCCATGTTGGACATGGCCgagaagtacaaggagatggaggtgaagatggaggaagaagacgatgacgatgatggtGAGATTAGTGACGGAGGTCCCGACGATCTGGAGGCGGGTGTGGAGCAGGACGAGGAACAGGACTTGTTCTCGTTATCCGAAAAACATCTGCTGGCTGAAGTGAGAAAGATTGTCACCAGCAAGGGCTTGGATGCCGTGTTGGCGGAGTTGAAGATAGCCgatctggtggagaagaagatcaaggaggagcaaaATGATAATGTGAAAAGTGAGACTCGTGACTGA
- a CDS encoding uncharacterized protein (Compare to YALI0E12969g, similar to uniprot|O94076 Emericella nidulans BIMD protein, similar to Saccharomyces cerevisiae PDS5 (YMR076C); ancestral locus Anc_2.539), translated as MTAKARLKTTNLLKGDTGAIKNNVKKLLDELRSVEQGGLDINACKPIRQALLDKRILESKDQTTQAYASLCFLELLKIFAPDAPLSISDLERVFQLFKRRFKALANTEAASYAESFELLENVESLNCIVLANDFETRDKFIDDLFLLFYKLYTTKPDSKHAVLLPRVLNQLLYEINQEGNLPMQSARVVFSQFVAVPKKKTASKQASLGFENAGYALSKILCADNKTVMAKSLFAYFNDVFNSECGDDAEEDEETKMTELTRLHKLVVEIWKAVPETIAQLVGYLQAELITEKTAVRLLLVEVVGDMIAHQPSEINFVTTYDTCWNLWRDRCRDKDPEVREMWAFKAHDILKYRTDVTREVSKILLQLLIDEDERVRIQAIKSLGELEPETLKNLVGGSDEFIKLMTDRMGDRKPLVRKTATEVCAQLYADAYPLIEQDEDVSSIANWIPSALLNLVFKNNPEITFNMERVFHEDILTRETGVQTRVERLLSVLGSLGDDTSPARKSFHSLINWQNTISEYFKAAVGDVITDAQKESIIEWMANITPNPKLASSAIAELLENYSEDLKTCISPDSTVREVIEAQDRILDEFSGEAAEVIAVLLYRSSNLLLNKQILASLVTQPVAASFLEHVSRINPALLTAHVNGMFESIVAENASEETLRTLAAMAKRGNNTLKVPKMAFKPLTKLILDGEPLEANYATAIACCAAPSLLSASAIKALVGSANTDSKYTALTQIYKRKPELLEKHDLTEHVSDLLANMEDPDTEVSGFAVSFAITHETAKGAPNLVDTICNLIDPKDLEIDEDGEMVDNELSPSVHLCLSLELLRLAWNPAYRADKIHAQHIISLSRTVRHPDPEVRKRFMQKLMSLMNKNKLGWKFLLLPLLCIGVESEAAFKDDVVRWVRAKHDNELKQNPKSTVFVALFPRLLHFLGRDLIIHTGGAVTGDHLEEPLYAILVFLQIVADTDNLAMLFHLAQRVKQFQDAVDEERANIMHLDKGVHFLSELAQLSIRQYAENKHNMQIPTYPGKANMPGDIFKPFDTPELAKKASQTTYMPQEVAEEIPHSIRVFLTSRKRAQEANAEKAKKPKKAKIIKAPKKTKKAASKPKAKKKAAGTEDGPRRRSSRHSGRVSDYREKSVEELEEEDESEDEEGDEEEESEEEEEEEEEGEEEEEEEEEEEDDE; from the exons ATGACGGCCAAGGCGCGATTGAAGACGACGAATCTCCTAAAGGGAGACACGGGcgccatcaagaacaacGTCAAG AAActgctggacgagctgaGAAGTGTTGAACAGGGAGGCCTGGACATCAATGCCTGCAAACCTATCCGGCAGGCGCTTCTGGACAAGCGCATTCTCGAATCCAAAGATCAGACGACCCAGGCGTACGCCTCGCTGTGTTTCCTGGAACTCCTGAAAATCTTTGCTCCGGATGCCCCTCTTTCCATCTCCGACCTGGAGCGCGTGTTTCAGCTGTTCAAGCGCCGGTTCAAGGCACTGGCCAACACCGAGGCCGCTAGCTACGCCGAAAGCTTTGAACTGCTTGAAAACGTCGAGTCTCTGAACTGCATTGTTCTGGCGAACGACTTTGAAACCAGAGATAAGTTCATTGACGATCTGTTTTTGCTCTTCTACAAGCTGTACACCACAAAGCCCGACAGCAAACACGCCGTACTACTTCCCCGTGTACTTAATCAGCTTCTTTACGAAATCAACCAGGAGGGCAATTTGCCCATGCAGTCTGCTCGAGTGGTCTTCTCTCAGTTTGTGGCTGtccccaagaagaagactgcGTCCAAGCAGGCCTCTCTGGGCTTTGAGAACGCTGGATACGCGCTGAGCAAGATTCTGTGCGCCGATAACAAGACGGTCATGGCCAAATCTTTGTTTGCGTATTTCAACGACGTGTTCAACAGCGAGTGTGGAGACGACgcagaggaggacgaagagACCAAAATGACGGAGCTCACTCGATTACACAaattggtggtggagatctGGAAGGCCGTTCCCGAAACCATTGCCCAGCTGGTCGGATATTTGCAAGCTGAACTCATCACCGAAAAGACAGCCGTGAGATTGCTGCTGGTAGAGGTTGTGGGAGACATGATTGCGCACCAGCCTTCAGAGATCAACTTTGTGACCACCTACGATACCTGCTGGAATCTGTGGCGAGATCGATGTCGCGATAAGGATCCCGAAGTGCGTGAAATGTGGGCTTTCAAGGCCCATGATATTCTCAAGTATCGAACTGACGTGACTCGAGAGGTTTCCAAGATCCTTCTGCAGCTGTTGATTGACGAAGATGAGAGAGTTCGAATCCAGGCCATCAAGTCTCTGGGTGAACTGGAGCCGGAGACGCTCAAGAACCTCGTGGGAGGCTCAGACGAATTCATCAAGCTCATGACTGACCGTATGGGCGACAGGAAGCCTCTTGTGAGAAAAACAGCCACAGAAGTGTGTGCTCAACTATATGCTGATGCATACCCCCTGATTGAGCAAGATGAGGATGTGTCCAGTATTGCCAATTGGATCCCCAGTGCTCTTCTGAACTTGGTGTTCAAGAACAACCCCGAAATCACCTTCAACATGGAACGGGTTTTCCATGAGGATATCTTGACACGAGAAACTGGTGTTCAGACTCGTGTGGAGCGTCTTTTGTCGGTGTTGGGATctcttggtgatgatacTTCTCCTGCCAGAAAGTCGTTCCATTCACTCATCAACTGGCAAAACACCATTTCAGAGTACTTCAAGGCGGCTGTGGGGGATGTCATCACCGATGCTCAAAAAGAGTCTATTATCGAGTGGATGGCCAATATCACACCTAACCCCAAGCTTGCAAGTTCTGCCATCgctgagctgctggaaaactATAGTGAAGACCTCAAGACATGTATTTCACCCGACTCGACTGTGCGAGAGGTGATTGAGGCACAGGATCGAATTCTTGACGAGTTCTCTGGAGAAGCCGCGGAAGTTATTGCTGTGCTTCTCTATCGAAGCTCCAACTTGCTCCTCAACAAGCAGATTCTCGCATCTCTGGTCACCCAGCCCGTGGCTGCTTCTTTCTTGGAGCACGTGTCTAGAATCAACCCAGCCCTTCTCACAGCCCATGTCAACGGCATGTTCGAGTCCATTGTTGCCGAGAATGCCTCTGAAGAAACTCTTCGAACCCTGGCAGCTATGGCCAAGCGGGGCAACAATACTCTCAAGGTTCCTAAGATGGCATTCAAGCCTCTGACAAAGTTAATTCTTGACGGTGAGCCTCTAGAGGCCAACTATGCTACCGCCATTGCCTGCTGTGCTGCCCCTTCACTTCTTTCAGCTTCGGCTATCAAGGCTCTGGTTGGTTCTGCTAACACTGATTCCAAGTACACTGCGTTGACGCAAATCTACAAGCGAAAGCCTGAGCTTCTAGAGAAACATGACCTAACAGAACACGTTTCTGACTTGCTAGCAAATATGGAGGACCCCGACACTGAGGTGTCTGGCTTCGCGGTATCGTTTGCAATCACCCACGAGACTGCTAAGGGTGCCCCTAACCTTGTTGACACCATCTGCAACCTCATTGACCCCAAGGATCTAGAAATCGACGAAGATGGGGAGATGGTTGACAACGAGCTATCTCCTTCTGTTCATCTGTGTCTTTCTCTGGAGCTTCTACGGCTTGCTTGGAACCCGGCATACAGAGCTGACAAGATTCATGCCCAGCACATCATTTCTCTGTCTCGAACAGTTCGACATCCTGATCCCGAAGTTCGAAAACGGTTCATGCAGAAACTCATGTCTCTGAtgaacaagaacaagctAGGCTGGAAGTTCCTTCTTTTGCCGCTGCTGTGCATCGGAGTGGAGTCTGAAGCTGCTTTTAAGGATGATGTTGTCCGATGGGTGCGTGCCAAGCACGACAATGAGCTCAAACAAAATCCCAAGTCCACCGTTTTTGTGGCTCTGTTCCCACGTCTTTTGCACTTTCTTGGACGTGATCTCATCATTCACACTGGAGGAGCCGTCACTGGCGATCATCTAGAGGAGCCGTTGTATGCCATTCTGGTCTTTCTACAGATTGTGGCAGATACAGACAATTTGGCCATGCTGTTTCATCTTGCTCAGCGGGTCAAGCAATTCCAAGATGCTGTAGACGAGGAGCGAGCCAACATTATGCATCTGGACAAGGGCGTCCATTTTCTGTCTGAGCTGGCACAGCTGTCCATTCGTCAGTATGCTGAGAACAAGCACAACATGCAGATACCCACCTATCCTGGCAAAGCAAATATGCCTGGCGATATCTTCAAGCCGTTCGATACCCCCGAACTGGCTAAAAAGGCGTCTCAGACGACGTACATGCCTCaggaggtggccgaggagatTCCCCACAGTATCCGAGTGTTCTTGACGTCTCGAAAACGTGCTCAGGAGGCTAATGCAGAGAAagccaagaagcccaagaaggccaagatcaTCAAAGCACCCAAGAAGACGAAAAAGGCTGCCAGTAAACcaaaggccaagaagaaagCCGCTGGGACTGAAGACGGACCACGAAGGCGAAGCAGTCGACATTCTGGACGAGTGAGTGACTACAGAGAGAAGTCTGTTGAGGAgttggaagaagaagatgaaagtgaggacgaagagggcgacgaagaagaggagagtgaagaggaggaggaggaggaggaggagggagaggaggaagaagaggaagaagaggaagaagaagacgatgaATAa